In one window of Hymenobacter nivis DNA:
- a CDS encoding HesB/IscA family protein: protein MASVATLAPITLTDRAVVEVKNIIMEKNVPDDYGLRIGVQGGGCSGMSYLLGFDKAKEQDETYDLDGLKLIMDKKHAMYVLGMEVDFQDGLNARGFVFNNPQAKSTCGCGTSFSA, encoded by the coding sequence ATGGCCAGCGTTGCCACCCTCGCCCCCATCACCCTCACCGACCGCGCCGTGGTCGAGGTTAAAAATATCATCATGGAGAAAAATGTGCCCGATGACTACGGCCTGCGCATCGGCGTGCAGGGCGGCGGCTGCTCGGGCATGAGCTACCTGCTGGGCTTCGACAAAGCCAAAGAGCAGGACGAAACCTACGACCTCGACGGCCTCAAGCTCATCATGGACAAGAAACACGCCATGTACGTGCTCGGCATGGAGGTCGATTTTCAGGACGGCCTCAACGCCCGCGGCTTCGTGTTCAACAACCCCCAGGCCAAAAGCACCTGCGGCTGCGGCACGTCGTTCTCGGCCTAA